In the Deferribacterota bacterium genome, one interval contains:
- a CDS encoding RnfABCDGE type electron transport complex subunit D, whose protein sequence is MQENKFIVTFSPHLRDECDVSKIMLYVIIALLPAVFTSIFFYGYYAIKVYVLSIVFTLFFEYIFQRLRKRSSTLSDNSALVTALLLAMNLPPSADWWLILIGSFIAIVIGKMVFGGLGHNVFNPVLVARVFLLISWPFQMTNWVEPSSILKGLFYDAESVATPLGQVKTEVLTHGKIITEHMPSFFDIFTGNIAGSMGEMSALMLLIGAIFLFYKKVITWHIPISYIVSFLLIIVPYWLLNPDKTLDPVTHLFTGGLILGAFFMATDLVTSPISARGQLIFGFGCGIVTAVIRLFGGYPEGVSFAILIMNAFVPLIDYYLKEPTFGQINE, encoded by the coding sequence ATGCAAGAAAATAAATTTATTGTTACTTTCTCGCCTCATTTAAGGGATGAGTGTGATGTTAGTAAAATTATGCTCTATGTTATTATTGCACTCCTTCCTGCAGTTTTTACTTCTATATTTTTCTATGGTTATTATGCTATCAAAGTATATGTTTTATCTATAGTATTTACACTCTTTTTCGAGTATATATTTCAAAGATTAAGGAAAAGAAGTTCTACCCTCTCAGATAATAGTGCCCTTGTTACAGCACTTTTACTTGCTATGAATTTGCCGCCTTCGGCAGATTGGTGGTTAATATTAATTGGTAGTTTTATAGCGATAGTTATAGGTAAAATGGTTTTTGGGGGGTTGGGCCATAATGTCTTTAATCCAGTATTGGTGGCGCGTGTTTTCTTACTAATATCTTGGCCATTCCAAATGACAAATTGGGTTGAACCATCTTCAATATTAAAGGGCTTATTTTATGATGCAGAGAGTGTCGCCACACCTTTAGGGCAAGTAAAAACAGAAGTGTTAACCCATGGAAAAATTATTACAGAGCATATGCCTAGTTTTTTTGATATTTTTACTGGCAATATAGCTGGTTCAATGGGAGAGATGTCTGCTTTGATGCTCTTAATTGGTGCAATATTTCTATTTTATAAAAAGGTTATTACATGGCACATCCCTATATCCTATATAGTATCTTTCTTGCTGATTATAGTCCCCTATTGGCTATTAAACCCTGATAAAACATTGGATCCTGTTACACATTTGTTTACAGGTGGGTTAATATTAGGTGCATTTTTTATGGCAACTGATTTAGTAACGAGCCCAATAAGTGCAAGGGGGCAGTTAATATTTGGATTTGGGTGTGGTATAGTTACCGCAGTAATAAGGCTATTTGGTGGTTATCCTGAGGGCGTTTCCTTTGCAATATTAATAATGAATGCCTTTGTTCCTTTAATCGATTATTACTTAAAAGAACCAACTTTTGGACAGATAAATGAGTAG
- a CDS encoding RnfABCDGE type electron transport complex subunit G, whose product MSRLKEYKMLIVLTVVTFVSALLVSFVYTLTREDIQKAYREEFLAALKKVLPAYDNEPDRDFVEINGNTVYLAKKDNKIIAYAMRSISKKGYGGDIVVLVGVDTSGKITGIEILRHSETPGLGNKITKKEFKDSFKGLSIKDKIAVKKDGGIIDSFAGATISPRAVCEAVDYAVNFLTKEVIKDE is encoded by the coding sequence ATGAGTAGATTAAAAGAATATAAAATGTTGATTGTGCTGACAGTTGTCACCTTTGTTTCAGCCCTACTTGTGTCTTTTGTGTATACTCTAACAAGGGAGGATATACAAAAGGCGTATAGAGAAGAATTTTTGGCTGCTTTAAAAAAAGTTTTGCCAGCCTATGATAATGAACCTGATAGAGATTTTGTTGAGATTAATGGCAATACAGTATATCTTGCAAAAAAAGATAATAAAATAATAGCCTATGCAATGAGATCTATTTCGAAAAAAGGCTATGGTGGCGATATTGTTGTTCTAGTTGGTGTAGATACAAGTGGCAAGATTACAGGTATAGAGATTTTAAGGCATTCTGAGACTCCTGGTTTAGGCAATAAAATTACAAAAAAAGAATTTAAAGATTCTTTTAAAGGACTAAGTATTAAAGATAAGATTGCTGTGAAAAAAGATGGAGGGATTATTGATTCATTTGCTGGTGCAACTATTAGCCCTAGGGCAGTATGTGAGGCTGTAGATTATGCCGTAAATTTTTTGACCAAAGAGGTAATAAAAGATGAATAG
- a CDS encoding electron transport complex subunit E, with protein sequence MNRSKIFSTGFWENNVVFKQILGMCPVLAVSTTIVNGLYMAAASTFVLVCSSIIISSIKGVIPKSVRIPVFIVIIASFVTIVDLTMNAYVHDMHKTLGIFIPLIVVNCMILGRQEAFASKNSVFDSIIDAFGIGCGFALALAVLGFVREFLGSGTIFGFKLFSSIDPAIVMILPPGAFLALGFIIFFINLVNSTGRAKND encoded by the coding sequence ATGAATAGGTCGAAGATATTTTCAACGGGATTTTGGGAAAATAATGTAGTATTCAAACAGATTCTTGGCATGTGTCCAGTTTTGGCTGTATCTACAACTATTGTAAATGGTTTATATATGGCTGCGGCTTCAACGTTTGTGTTAGTATGTTCTAGTATTATAATCTCATCTATAAAAGGGGTAATACCAAAATCAGTTAGAATACCCGTATTTATTGTTATAATAGCTAGTTTTGTAACAATTGTTGATTTGACAATGAATGCCTATGTGCATGATATGCACAAAACGTTAGGGATATTTATTCCATTAATAGTTGTGAATTGTATGATACTTGGCAGGCAAGAGGCCTTTGCATCAAAAAATAGTGTTTTTGATTCTATAATAGATGCTTTTGGCATAGGGTGTGGATTTGCACTGGCATTAGCTGTTTTAGGATTTGTTAGAGAATTTTTAGGAAGTGGTACCATTTTTGGTTTTAAACTTTTTAGTAGTATTGATCCTGCTATTGTAATGATTCTACCCCCTGGTGCATTTTTAGCACTAGGATTTATAATTTTTTTTATAAATTTAGTAAACAGCACAGGGAGAGCTAAAAATGACTGA